The Phormidium ambiguum IAM M-71 genome contains the following window.
AATCCTTGACGCAGATTAAGTAATCTTTTATATAAGCATTGGATGTTGGGGTCGGTTGCTAACCAGTCTTCGACTTGTTTGCGTTCTGTGGCACTGACCTCTCCATCCAGGTAGGCGCTAAGTAGTTCAAAGCAATCGCGTTTTTCCATATCACGAGCGCCCAGACAGGGATCTGGCGAATCCCCAAGGTAATTTTGTTGGTTTTTTTGGGATTCAAACTCAGGAGTCATATCAAATCCTTCCGTAACAGGAGGGTAAGGGAACCCTTTGCCTAGTAATGGCTAGTCTACTATGGATCATAAAACACTCGATAGTGCCTATGAGCCTATTTTGAAGTTTTACTAACTATCTAAATAATTTTGGAGTTGGTATTGAAGTCTTTGTCGCGCTCTGGCTATACGGGACTTCACTGTTCCCAGAGAAACTCCGGTAATTTCGGCGATTTCTTCATAAGCCATACCTTCTATTTCGCGCAAAACTATGGTAATGCGAAAAACGTCTGGTAAATCTGCGATCGCTAAATGCAATTGCTCATAAAATTCAGTCGTAGTTAATTTTTCTACTGGGCCAGGATTATCCGCCGCAATTTCCCAATCCATTTCGCCATCATCAACCATTCTTGGGGCATCCAATGACAAAGGTTGGTTAACGCGCTTGCGTTTCCTTAATTCGTCATAAAACAAATTAGTCGCAATCCGACTCAGCCAACCTTGGAA
Protein-coding sequences here:
- a CDS encoding sigma-70 family RNA polymerase sigma factor, whose product is MSQSIPVSWSSAEVMIPQTQVQPVEKLSNYDLVLRCQTGHRPQREAFAELLRRYQPHVEKILYHLAPDWQDRADLAQEVWIRVYRNIKRLNEPVKFQGWLSRIATNLFYDELRKRKRVNQPLSLDAPRMVDDGEMDWEIAADNPGPVEKLTTTEFYEQLHLAIADLPDVFRITIVLREIEGMAYEEIAEITGVSLGTVKSRIARARQRLQYQLQNYLDS